In Bacteroidota bacterium, the genomic stretch GATCCCTTTAATATCAATATATCGGTAATAACTTGGTAAAAACTTTTTTGTCAAAATAATCAACAGGTTAGACAAATACTTATTTTTGATGAAAATTTATTTTAATGATTTTGTGTAGCCAGTATACGTTAAATTCCAAGTTGATTGAGCTGTCTATAATTTAATATTACTAAAATTTTTTTGCATGAAGAAGAAAATTGCAGTGGCCCGTTTGTCCATTATTTCAAATTCTGCCCTTATTGTTTTAAAACTGACAGTTGGAATAATCAGCGGGTCGGTGAGTATAATTTCAGAATCCATCCACTCCACCATTGACCTCCTGGCTTCTCTGATTGCTTTTTTCTCTGTTAAAATTTCCGGAACACCACCCGACAAAGAGCATCCATACGGCCATGGGAAATATGAAAATATCTCCGGTGTGATAGAAGGCTTGCTCATCTTTGTGGCTGCAATCTGGATAATTATTGAAGCGGTCGACAGATTCATCCATCCCAAGCCGGTTGAAGCTATAGGACTGGGCTTTATCATCATGGTCATTGCCTCAGCAGTGAACTTTTTTGTATCCCGGAAATTATATAAAGTGGCCAAAGATACTGATTCGGTTGCTTTAGAAGCCGATGCCCTGCACCTGAAGACT encodes the following:
- a CDS encoding cation diffusion facilitator family transporter, translating into MKKKIAVARLSIISNSALIVLKLTVGIISGSVSIISESIHSTIDLLASLIAFFSVKISGTPPDKEHPYGHGKYENISGVIEGLLIFVAAIWIIIEAVDRFIHPKPVEAIGLGFIIMVIASAVNFFVSRKLYKVAKDTDSVALEADALHLKTDVYTALGVAAGLLIMLITKIHLFDPLLAIIMALLILKESYVLLKNAFSPLLDTSLPDEEVKLITSIINEENVEFHHLRTRKSGDSRFVDFHIELPEKTSLKDAHEKCDEIENSIKNKLDNIEITIHTETLEGDDGK